The following proteins come from a genomic window of Oricola thermophila:
- a CDS encoding sulfotransferase family protein: MHFLTASRTVSAGSAHGQDMTDNSEYIFIGGAARTGTTLLQSLICALPDTGAFLPESVPVKLLIDSFDKIAAHDERFNKVFFGEAGAEAALKHALDGLLSNIQAEGSTRYKVLKHPAATPLFSDIGNLLGTRAHFICTLRDPRDAIASMVEWGRRASEQGRFHWFARRDTEKLCRYFLSFYGPVFAQKNSAPITTVKYEDLVAAPEATLSGFVSKLGYEPDVLSRENRTEWGTVDLSATGPVGDATSPLYGKDVSASRVGAHADILTETEIAEIEACCEEFMERFGYERSATLKTSKGNLPLDRFIGLRGPLTQTVRTEEQKSLDRASQEISLLTEQIAQKEDENAKLRMAIKSSKSPLALAIFIYTFIRRKLQKR; the protein is encoded by the coding sequence ATGCATTTCCTGACAGCAAGCAGGACCGTTTCGGCCGGTTCCGCTCATGGGCAAGACATGACTGATAATAGTGAGTATATCTTTATCGGCGGCGCAGCGCGCACGGGCACCACGTTGCTGCAAAGCCTCATATGCGCGTTGCCGGATACAGGGGCGTTTCTTCCCGAGAGCGTGCCGGTGAAATTGCTCATCGACAGCTTCGACAAAATTGCCGCGCATGACGAACGCTTCAACAAAGTGTTCTTTGGAGAGGCCGGGGCAGAAGCCGCGCTAAAACATGCGCTGGATGGCCTTCTCTCGAACATACAAGCTGAAGGATCCACTCGCTACAAGGTTCTGAAGCACCCCGCCGCAACGCCGCTCTTTTCGGATATTGGAAACTTGCTTGGAACTCGCGCACATTTCATTTGCACCCTGCGCGATCCGCGCGACGCGATAGCATCCATGGTCGAGTGGGGACGCCGTGCCAGCGAGCAAGGCCGTTTCCATTGGTTTGCCCGCCGCGATACTGAAAAATTGTGTCGCTATTTCCTTAGCTTCTACGGCCCTGTCTTCGCCCAGAAGAACAGCGCGCCCATTACAACGGTGAAGTACGAAGACCTTGTCGCGGCCCCCGAGGCCACCTTATCCGGGTTTGTCTCCAAGCTTGGATACGAACCAGACGTACTATCACGGGAAAACAGAACCGAGTGGGGCACCGTTGACTTGAGCGCCACGGGACCTGTCGGCGACGCCACCTCCCCGCTTTATGGCAAAGATGTATCAGCTTCGCGTGTTGGCGCTCATGCCGACATACTGACTGAAACAGAAATCGCGGAAATCGAAGCCTGCTGCGAAGAATTCATGGAGCGGTTTGGATACGAACGGAGCGCGACTCTGAAAACAAGCAAAGGAAACCTGCCCCTTGACCGATTTATTGGGTTGCGAGGGCCTCTCACACAGACAGTACGCACCGAAGAACAGAAAAGTCTGGACCGGGCATCACAAGAAATATCACTACTGACAGAGCAAATCGCACAGAAAGAAGACGAAAACGCGAAGCTGAGAATGGCAATCAAGAGCAGCAAGAGCCCTCTTGCCCTCGCAATATTCATCTACACCTTCATTAGACGCAAACTTCAAAAACGCTGA
- a CDS encoding glycosyltransferase, with translation MKRKSALIVTLSHVPADGRALRFAETFGAAGYDVHTAGLASYAIAPPSNDRIAATMVEVPSMQKPRQLRRLWLAGALATSRLVPPLRRAAYWAMPERAILLGRIRAHAQRRGLRFDVVVAKHWSAGPIAMAMAREHGAKLIYDANELGFAEHEDNKHWQLLAAKHVRAVEETVVRRADAMTTIGQMIAEEYAREYGLERVPVVVRNIIDTPPQPYRAPGTPLAFVYVGLAVPQRNLEAVIDSTADWEPGRKLFLHLTGEPGYIATLRARAARPETAGRVEFRDPVPAVELPETLAQYDVGLIPFTATSRQKRFAEPNKLYQYVSAGLAVASTPLEQIARHIDEHGFGACAPGEEPAEIAALVNGLSADAIATMKRNSAEAAKTFTWKRESDKLRSVIAELEH, from the coding sequence ATGAAGCGCAAGTCGGCACTGATCGTGACCCTCAGCCATGTTCCCGCGGACGGCAGGGCCCTGCGCTTCGCGGAAACCTTCGGCGCGGCGGGCTACGACGTTCACACCGCCGGTCTCGCCAGCTACGCCATCGCGCCGCCAAGCAACGACCGCATCGCCGCGACCATGGTGGAGGTGCCCTCGATGCAGAAGCCGCGCCAGCTGCGCCGCCTGTGGCTCGCCGGCGCGCTGGCCACCTCCCGCCTCGTCCCGCCGCTGCGCCGCGCCGCCTACTGGGCGATGCCGGAAAGGGCCATCCTGCTCGGCAGGATCCGCGCGCACGCGCAGCGCAGGGGCCTGCGCTTCGACGTGGTCGTGGCAAAGCACTGGAGCGCGGGGCCCATCGCCATGGCGATGGCGCGCGAGCATGGCGCGAAACTCATCTACGATGCGAACGAGCTCGGTTTCGCGGAACACGAGGACAACAAGCACTGGCAGCTGCTGGCGGCGAAACATGTGCGCGCCGTCGAGGAGACGGTCGTGCGGCGGGCCGACGCCATGACGACGATCGGCCAGATGATCGCGGAGGAATATGCGCGCGAATACGGGCTGGAGCGCGTTCCGGTCGTGGTGCGCAACATCATCGACACGCCGCCGCAGCCCTACCGGGCGCCGGGCACCCCCCTCGCCTTCGTCTATGTCGGACTCGCCGTGCCGCAGCGCAACCTGGAAGCCGTCATCGACAGCACCGCCGACTGGGAACCCGGCCGCAAGCTGTTCCTGCACCTCACCGGCGAGCCGGGCTACATCGCCACGCTGCGCGCCCGCGCCGCGCGGCCGGAAACGGCCGGCAGGGTCGAGTTCCGCGACCCTGTGCCGGCCGTCGAGCTGCCGGAAACGCTGGCGCAATACGATGTCGGGCTGATACCCTTCACCGCCACGTCGCGCCAGAAGCGCTTCGCCGAGCCGAACAAGCTCTACCAGTACGTGTCGGCGGGCCTCGCGGTCGCCTCGACGCCGCTCGAGCAGATCGCCCGGCACATCGACGAGCACGGCTTCGGCGCCTGCGCCCCGGGGGAAGAGCCGGCCGAGATCGCGGCGCTCGTCAACGGCCTGTCGGCAGACGCCATAGCGACCATGAAGCGCAACAGCGCGGAAGCGGCAAAGACATTCACCTGGAAGCGGGAATCGGACAAGTTGCGGTCCGTGATCGCGGAACTCGAACACTGA
- a CDS encoding Gfo/Idh/MocA family protein gives MAEHGKIAVIGCGKQAPKHISGLTAAGVREIVVADVDPARATALAANHPDGTVVAAQGVDAVFDDPDVAAVSICTPTPSHAPLIRKAVAAGKHYLCEKPLCETAAEAEELAALTKRAGLVGMVGYIYRYAPAFEAAKAILGDADETGVSPVLGRITNAWFRIGGRGSHMAWKHRKETGGGAINEMLVHMIDLAGWFFGPADAFRLDAVRHYLKTREIAGETVETDAEDWVLASMRSRAGVDILLQADFITPAFTQYVEIQGENGSFMGSIQSDFPCFVFCVKEAGGYKAGKTALDIKPTNMFEAQMGEFVKAVAGKAESRSPVENSGQILRLLNSN, from the coding sequence TTGGCAGAGCACGGAAAGATCGCCGTCATCGGCTGCGGCAAGCAGGCGCCGAAACACATCAGCGGGCTGACCGCCGCCGGGGTGCGGGAAATCGTCGTGGCGGACGTGGACCCGGCCCGGGCCACCGCGCTGGCCGCGAACCACCCGGACGGCACGGTCGTCGCCGCGCAGGGCGTCGACGCCGTGTTCGACGACCCGGACGTGGCCGCGGTGTCGATCTGCACGCCCACGCCCAGCCACGCGCCGCTGATCCGCAAGGCCGTGGCGGCGGGCAAGCATTACCTGTGCGAGAAGCCGCTCTGCGAGACCGCGGCCGAGGCCGAGGAACTGGCCGCGCTGACGAAAAGGGCCGGTCTCGTCGGCATGGTGGGATACATCTACCGCTACGCGCCCGCCTTCGAGGCGGCCAAGGCGATACTCGGCGACGCGGACGAGACCGGCGTCAGCCCGGTCCTCGGGCGCATCACCAATGCGTGGTTCCGCATCGGCGGGCGCGGATCGCACATGGCATGGAAGCATCGCAAGGAAACCGGCGGCGGCGCGATCAACGAGATGCTGGTGCACATGATCGACCTGGCGGGCTGGTTCTTCGGACCGGCCGACGCGTTCCGGCTGGACGCGGTGCGCCACTACCTCAAGACCCGCGAGATCGCCGGCGAGACCGTCGAAACCGACGCGGAGGACTGGGTGCTCGCCTCGATGCGCTCGCGCGCCGGCGTCGACATCCTGCTGCAGGCCGACTTCATCACCCCCGCCTTCACCCAGTACGTGGAAATCCAGGGCGAGAACGGCTCCTTCATGGGGTCGATCCAGAGCGACTTTCCCTGCTTCGTGTTCTGCGTGAAGGAGGCCGGCGGCTACAAGGCCGGCAAGACCGCGCTGGACATCAAGCCCACCAACATGTTCGAGGCCCAGATGGGCGAATTCGTGAAGGCCGTCGCCGGCAAGGCCGAGAGCCGCAGCCCGGTGGAAAACTCGGGACAGATCCTGCGGTTGCTGAATAGCAACTGA
- a CDS encoding ABC transporter ATP-binding protein: MIKDIQFLVALFADARRQAPRLVLRTQFFQLASAFWTSVISIIAFTTFYVLEKGTLSVLGHTYEIEATNFVLVTMFIALGICLCAQSVFFYLENSSLNRLCRVYEEKNVARAIRRIRSIGVSDLAEMPGRLDRPSALRAMQTDARFAANTQRVLQRAPVPIVMMLFGVAVLARINPTALIAVLLFTLAAAVPFVILSRRASVISHNFERSAARLTQTKRSWLDKIILESGHSADQEDEDDDAHFRELASHTSMREFMSLFEERVNILSQSTAIGGLISSVAVAIVTGIFAWEALNGMMPWSFVILHFASLQFIFRAVSRTTGLAVSANRFRTQIQRYFDFTLGGMPPMFGKPAPKTASKPSVPAKLPVKIHLPDAKSKRKTFTIAPGRRSFVIANSLMDRFEVYRFVLSLGYNDNPTLHFLNRPHFVTIEHIDDAVPSEDDLSEPDRSTADPDIKEIIGEDGQPDSRTARFIHLVLTEAAASTGVIFIDQRAMVLLDAAQVDRLLKRLEKLHVFFYATRTVQRTKSWGVQEALLFDGTSIRALGSVSYILKNRIEFLKSEETETDPKAAAMGTGDDDLVDL; encoded by the coding sequence GTGATCAAAGACATCCAATTTCTTGTTGCCCTTTTCGCGGACGCGCGAAGACAAGCTCCGCGACTGGTGCTGCGGACCCAGTTCTTTCAATTGGCCAGCGCGTTCTGGACCTCCGTCATCAGCATCATCGCGTTCACCACATTCTACGTGCTCGAGAAGGGAACCCTCTCCGTCCTCGGCCACACCTACGAGATCGAGGCCACCAACTTCGTGCTCGTCACAATGTTCATCGCACTCGGCATATGCCTGTGCGCACAATCGGTATTTTTCTATCTGGAAAATTCGTCGTTGAACCGGCTTTGCCGCGTCTACGAGGAAAAGAACGTCGCGAGGGCAATAAGGCGGATCCGATCGATCGGCGTCAGCGACCTGGCCGAAATGCCGGGCCGGCTCGATCGCCCCTCGGCGTTGCGCGCCATGCAGACAGACGCCCGCTTCGCGGCGAACACGCAACGTGTCCTCCAACGGGCGCCAGTGCCGATAGTAATGATGCTGTTCGGCGTCGCGGTTCTCGCCCGCATCAACCCGACCGCCCTGATCGCGGTGCTCCTGTTTACGCTCGCAGCCGCTGTTCCGTTTGTCATACTCAGCAGAAGGGCTTCCGTAATATCGCACAATTTCGAGCGATCGGCCGCCCGCCTGACGCAAACGAAACGCTCGTGGCTCGACAAAATCATACTCGAGAGCGGGCATTCCGCCGACCAAGAGGATGAAGACGACGACGCACATTTCCGCGAACTCGCCTCGCACACCTCGATGCGCGAATTCATGTCGCTGTTCGAGGAACGCGTGAACATCCTGAGCCAGTCCACCGCGATCGGCGGCCTCATATCGAGCGTTGCGGTCGCCATCGTGACAGGTATCTTCGCCTGGGAGGCGCTAAACGGGATGATGCCGTGGAGCTTCGTCATCCTGCATTTCGCGTCGCTCCAGTTCATTTTCCGGGCCGTGAGCCGAACGACCGGTCTTGCCGTTTCGGCCAACAGGTTCCGTACCCAGATCCAGCGCTATTTCGACTTCACGCTGGGCGGGATGCCTCCCATGTTCGGAAAACCCGCCCCGAAAACAGCATCCAAGCCGAGTGTCCCGGCGAAGCTGCCCGTCAAAATCCACCTGCCGGATGCCAAGAGCAAGAGGAAAACGTTCACGATAGCCCCCGGTCGGCGAAGCTTTGTCATCGCCAACTCATTGATGGACCGCTTCGAAGTCTACCGGTTCGTTCTTTCGTTGGGCTACAACGACAATCCGACGCTTCACTTTCTCAATCGCCCTCATTTCGTGACGATCGAACATATCGACGATGCGGTTCCGTCTGAGGACGACCTATCCGAACCGGACCGATCGACCGCGGATCCCGACATCAAGGAGATAATCGGGGAAGATGGCCAGCCGGACAGCAGGACGGCACGCTTCATCCACCTGGTACTGACCGAGGCGGCAGCCAGTACCGGGGTGATCTTCATCGACCAGAGGGCCATGGTGCTGCTGGATGCGGCACAGGTCGATCGGCTTCTCAAACGCCTCGAGAAGCTTCACGTTTTCTTCTATGCGACAAGAACCGTCCAGCGGACCAAGTCTTGGGGCGTGCAGGAAGCCCTGCTTTTCGACGGCACCAGCATCAGGGCACTCGGTTCGGTATCCTACATCCTCAAGAACAGAATCGAGTTCCTGAAATCGGAGGAAACGGAGACGGACCCGAAAGCGGCAGCGATGGGAACCGGCGACGATGACCTGGTCGACTTGTAG
- a CDS encoding DegT/DnrJ/EryC1/StrS family aminotransferase: MPFIDLASQYQRIKETCNANIQAVLDGGQYILGPSVEKLERELADYCGAKHVISVSSGTDAIFMPLLAMDLGPEDAVFLPSFTYTSTAEAVLLARATPVFVDVDPATFNIDCDHLRQTIADVRREGRLKPRAIITVDLFGQPADYETINTIAEEENLFVIADAAQAFGGASGDRKIGSLTHCTATSFYPSKPLGCYGDGGAIFTDDDGLNDILRSVRSHGKGTHKYDVVRVGVNGRLDAIQAAVLSAKLEVFDDELDARERVARIYDDRLKDVVAVPARVPNSRSAWAQYTIKTDDRDNLQASAKAAGVPTMIFYPRPMHLQPAYEKYGNGEGSLPVSEMLGGQVLSLPMNPYLSDETVHAICDAICGHFSGGRAA, translated from the coding sequence ATTCCCTTTATCGATCTCGCAAGCCAATACCAGCGCATCAAGGAAACCTGCAACGCGAACATCCAGGCAGTGCTCGACGGCGGCCAGTACATTCTCGGTCCGAGCGTCGAGAAGCTGGAGCGAGAGCTTGCCGATTATTGCGGGGCGAAACACGTCATATCCGTGTCAAGCGGAACCGACGCCATCTTCATGCCGCTCCTGGCGATGGATCTGGGGCCCGAAGACGCGGTCTTCCTTCCGAGCTTCACCTACACGTCCACGGCGGAAGCCGTGCTGCTGGCACGCGCGACGCCGGTCTTCGTGGACGTGGACCCGGCGACGTTCAACATCGATTGCGACCACCTGCGCCAGACGATCGCAGACGTGCGGCGCGAGGGACGGCTGAAGCCACGTGCCATCATCACGGTCGATCTCTTTGGCCAGCCCGCCGACTACGAGACCATCAACACGATTGCCGAGGAAGAAAACCTGTTCGTCATCGCCGACGCAGCGCAGGCATTCGGCGGCGCCAGCGGAGACCGCAAAATCGGTTCCCTGACCCATTGCACCGCCACGAGTTTCTATCCATCCAAACCCCTCGGGTGCTATGGCGACGGCGGCGCGATATTTACCGATGACGACGGGCTTAACGACATCCTGCGTTCCGTGCGCAGCCACGGCAAGGGCACCCACAAATACGACGTCGTACGCGTTGGCGTAAACGGGCGGCTGGATGCCATACAAGCGGCCGTTCTGTCGGCAAAGCTGGAAGTATTCGACGACGAGCTCGATGCCCGCGAGCGCGTTGCGCGTATCTATGACGACCGGCTCAAGGATGTCGTGGCGGTTCCGGCGCGGGTGCCGAATTCGAGGTCGGCATGGGCGCAATACACGATAAAGACAGATGACCGCGACAACCTCCAGGCAAGCGCCAAGGCAGCCGGCGTCCCGACGATGATCTTCTATCCGCGACCGATGCACCTGCAGCCGGCCTACGAGAAGTACGGCAACGGCGAGGGTTCGCTGCCGGTCAGCGAGATGCTCGGCGGACAGGTTCTCAGCCTGCCGATGAACCCCTACCTGTCCGACGAGACGGTGCACGCGATCTGCGACGCGATCTGCGGCCACTTCTCCGGCGGGCGGGCGGCCTAG
- a CDS encoding NAD-dependent epimerase/dehydratase family protein: MRILIMGGDGYLGWPTSMRFAAEGHEVLAVDNYLRRECSRETDSLPLFEVPDLLERAKLFKAETGYDIDAREVDLNDFEAFSALFEEFLPDAVVHYAEQPSAPYSMRGFDEARLTLNNNLNVTFNLIQAVLKHKPDCHIIKLGTMGEYGTPNIDIEEGWIDIEHKGRKDRFLFPRQAGSLYHTTKVLDTDLIWFYVRTFGLRATDLMQGPVYGLETSETSGNHQLYSFFNYDDIFGTVVNRFMVQAVAGVPLTVYGKGGQVRGYLDIRDTLQCIQLAAANPPEPGKLNIFNQFVETFSVNQLAERIKAVGDGMGLSVAVKSIDNPRKEMEEHYYNPAHTGLLDLGLKPHYLTDDVIAGMIELVLKYKNNIDEKRIFPRVAWKK, from the coding sequence ATGCGCATTTTGATTATGGGCGGTGACGGCTATCTCGGCTGGCCTACGTCTATGCGGTTCGCCGCGGAAGGCCACGAGGTCCTGGCGGTGGACAACTATCTGAGGCGGGAATGCTCGCGCGAGACGGATTCGCTGCCCTTGTTCGAAGTGCCCGATCTTCTTGAGCGGGCGAAGCTGTTCAAGGCGGAGACCGGATACGACATTGACGCGCGCGAAGTCGATCTCAACGATTTCGAAGCGTTCTCCGCGCTCTTCGAAGAGTTTCTTCCTGATGCGGTTGTCCATTACGCCGAACAGCCTTCGGCACCCTATTCCATGCGTGGCTTCGACGAGGCGCGCCTGACGCTGAACAACAATCTGAACGTCACCTTCAACCTGATCCAGGCCGTGCTGAAGCACAAGCCGGATTGCCACATCATCAAGCTCGGTACGATGGGCGAATACGGTACGCCGAACATCGATATCGAGGAGGGCTGGATCGACATCGAACACAAGGGGCGGAAGGATCGGTTCCTGTTTCCCCGTCAGGCGGGTAGCCTCTACCACACGACAAAGGTGCTCGACACCGACCTGATCTGGTTCTACGTCCGCACCTTCGGGTTGCGCGCCACCGACCTGATGCAGGGACCCGTCTACGGATTGGAGACCAGCGAAACGTCGGGCAACCACCAGCTCTATTCGTTCTTCAATTATGACGACATCTTCGGCACGGTCGTGAACCGGTTCATGGTCCAGGCGGTGGCGGGCGTGCCGCTGACCGTTTACGGGAAAGGCGGACAGGTTCGCGGGTACCTGGATATCCGCGATACGCTGCAATGCATCCAGTTGGCGGCGGCCAATCCGCCGGAGCCGGGCAAGCTCAACATCTTCAACCAGTTCGTCGAGACCTTTTCGGTCAATCAGCTTGCCGAGCGGATCAAGGCTGTTGGTGACGGCATGGGCCTCTCCGTCGCGGTCAAGTCGATCGACAATCCGCGCAAGGAGATGGAAGAGCACTACTACAATCCGGCCCACACCGGTCTGCTCGATCTGGGCCTGAAGCCCCACTATTTGACCGACGATGTGATCGCCGGGATGATCGAACTCGTTCTCAAGTACAAGAACAACATCGACGAGAAACGGATTTTCCCCCGGGTCGCCTGGAAGAAGTAG
- a CDS encoding polysaccharide biosynthesis protein: MNSKSDFFAGKCCVVTGAGGTVGSEITRQLLALGVREVRALDNSESALWQLENEIETPQVGFYLVDVCNEDHLIRHFQDVDYVFHAAALKHVPFCERHPSAAIETNVRGVEAVINAALRCNVERVLFTSSDKAVNSTNLMGATKFVGERMITAANNMVSQTQSTRFASTRFGNVAMSNGSVIPRFLDQIANNRPLTVTDPDMTRFMMSIEESVKLVIESMLHMRGGEVFVTLMPSVRIGDLAEVLVEELSPLGEKAPGDAVKIIGARPGEKLYEELTNEEEIARSWLWNDMIVVLPAFRNIYGYIDYSSYESEGRRMTKVYNSHKEPCLTKDELRAFLHDLGVLDEARRLKASATASDEAAILEYPATRAVAG, encoded by the coding sequence ATGAATTCCAAGTCAGATTTTTTCGCAGGCAAATGCTGCGTGGTTACCGGGGCCGGCGGTACGGTCGGATCCGAGATCACGCGGCAATTGCTTGCGCTGGGAGTTCGCGAGGTCAGGGCGCTGGACAATTCGGAATCGGCCCTCTGGCAGCTTGAAAACGAGATCGAGACGCCGCAGGTCGGTTTCTATCTGGTCGATGTGTGCAACGAGGATCATTTGATCCGGCACTTCCAGGACGTCGATTATGTTTTCCATGCCGCGGCGCTCAAGCACGTGCCGTTTTGCGAGCGTCATCCGAGCGCCGCGATAGAGACCAATGTTCGCGGAGTGGAAGCGGTCATCAATGCCGCGTTGCGCTGCAATGTCGAGCGCGTGCTGTTCACGAGTTCCGACAAGGCGGTCAATTCGACGAACCTCATGGGGGCGACGAAATTCGTCGGCGAGCGGATGATTACCGCAGCCAACAACATGGTGTCGCAGACGCAGTCCACGCGTTTCGCTTCGACCCGGTTCGGCAACGTCGCGATGTCGAACGGTTCCGTCATTCCTCGCTTCCTCGACCAGATCGCGAACAACCGGCCGCTCACCGTGACCGACCCGGACATGACGCGTTTCATGATGTCGATCGAGGAGTCGGTGAAACTGGTCATCGAATCGATGCTTCACATGCGCGGCGGCGAGGTTTTCGTAACCCTGATGCCGTCGGTGCGGATCGGTGACCTTGCAGAGGTACTGGTCGAGGAGCTCTCGCCACTGGGCGAGAAGGCTCCAGGGGACGCGGTCAAGATCATCGGCGCCAGGCCGGGAGAAAAGCTCTACGAGGAGTTGACCAACGAAGAGGAAATCGCCCGTTCCTGGCTTTGGAACGACATGATCGTTGTTCTTCCGGCCTTCCGGAACATCTACGGTTACATCGACTACAGTTCCTATGAGTCCGAGGGGCGCCGCATGACCAAGGTCTACAATTCCCACAAGGAGCCGTGCCTGACCAAGGATGAATTGCGCGCTTTCCTGCATGACTTGGGCGTTCTGGATGAGGCCCGCCGATTGAAGGCTTCCGCCACCGCATCCGACGAGGCGGCAATCCTGGAATACCCGGCGACGCGTGCGGTTGCCGGCTAG
- the wecB gene encoding non-hydrolyzing UDP-N-acetylglucosamine 2-epimerase has protein sequence MSDIKFIDRSDMAKEVAVVVGTRPGIIMMAPVIHALTELGVPNFVIHTGQHYSPAMDSELFEDLRLPKPAFHIEDVAGKKTHAGQTAVMLEGCEAALMERRPRLVLVNGDANTNLAGALAARKLHVGVGHIEAGERSFDWRMPEEHNRRIMDHISELLFASGEKAAAQLRKESVPGEIHVTGNTIVDASLNHANLADRHSDALNRIGLEPGSYILATSHREENVDVPGNLEAILRGIGEAARSADLKALFLAHPRTVKRIEQFGLADLVGPDSGIVMREAIRYLDFIKLLKSARIVMTDSGGVQQEAYIHRRPTVTMRKNTEWTETLETGANRLANPESAQEIREAALAALGADIASWPDIFGDGQAAKKIAMIAKEFVDR, from the coding sequence ATGTCCGATATCAAATTCATCGATCGTTCCGACATGGCGAAAGAGGTCGCCGTCGTCGTTGGCACGCGTCCCGGCATCATCATGATGGCGCCCGTGATCCACGCACTGACTGAACTCGGCGTGCCGAATTTCGTTATCCATACCGGTCAGCACTATTCTCCCGCGATGGACTCGGAGCTTTTCGAGGACCTTCGTTTGCCGAAGCCCGCGTTCCATATCGAAGACGTTGCCGGAAAAAAGACGCACGCGGGGCAGACCGCTGTCATGCTGGAAGGCTGCGAAGCGGCATTGATGGAGAGGCGTCCGAGGCTCGTTCTGGTCAACGGGGACGCGAATACCAATCTCGCCGGCGCGCTCGCTGCGCGAAAGCTGCATGTCGGCGTCGGGCATATCGAGGCGGGCGAACGCAGTTTCGATTGGCGTATGCCGGAGGAGCACAACCGCCGGATCATGGATCATATTTCCGAGTTGCTGTTCGCCAGTGGGGAGAAGGCGGCGGCACAACTTCGCAAGGAGTCGGTTCCCGGAGAGATTCATGTGACCGGAAACACGATTGTCGATGCGTCGCTCAACCACGCGAATCTGGCCGATCGGCATTCCGATGCATTGAACCGGATTGGGCTGGAGCCGGGCAGCTACATCCTCGCGACGTCGCATCGCGAGGAAAATGTCGACGTGCCCGGCAACCTGGAGGCGATCCTTCGCGGTATCGGCGAAGCTGCCCGTTCGGCCGACTTGAAGGCGTTGTTCCTGGCGCATCCGCGGACCGTCAAGCGCATCGAGCAATTCGGCCTTGCCGATCTTGTCGGCCCTGACAGCGGAATCGTGATGCGTGAAGCTATCCGGTATCTGGACTTCATCAAGCTGCTGAAATCCGCCCGTATCGTGATGACGGATTCGGGCGGGGTCCAGCAGGAAGCCTATATTCATCGCCGGCCCACGGTCACGATGAGAAAAAACACGGAATGGACGGAAACTCTCGAGACCGGTGCGAACCGGTTGGCAAACCCGGAAAGCGCGCAGGAAATTCGCGAAGCGGCATTGGCCGCCCTGGGTGCGGATATTGCGAGCTGGCCGGACATTTTCGGCGACGGTCAGGCGGCGAAAAAAATTGCGATGATCGCGAAAGAGTTTGTCGATCGTTGA